A part of Carassius carassius chromosome 4, fCarCar2.1, whole genome shotgun sequence genomic DNA contains:
- the LOC132131774 gene encoding myosin regulatory light chain 2, ventricular/cardiac muscle isoform yields the protein MFEQTQIQEFKEAFTIMDQNRDGFIDKNDLRDTFAALGRLNVKQEEIDEMLKEAPGPINFTIFLTMFGEKLKGADPEETILNAFKVFDPEGKGILKKEYVTEMLTTQADRFSAEEMEQMFTAFPPDATGNLDYRNLVHIITHGEEKDQE from the exons ATGTTTGAACAGACTCAAATCCAGGAGTTCAAGGAG GCATTTACCATCATGGACCAGAACAGAGATGGATTCATTGACAAGAATGACCTGAGGGACACGTTTGCAGCTCTAG GCCGGCTCAATGTGAAGCAGGAGGAGATTGATGAGATGCTGAAGGAGGCCCCGGGGCCGATCAACTTCACCATCTTCCTCACAATGTTCGGAGAGAAACTCAAAG GAGCCGATCCAGAGGAAACCATCCTCAACGCCTTCAAAGTGTTCGATCCCGAGGGGAAGGGAATCCTGAAGAAGGAATA TGTGACTGAGATGTTGACCACACAAGCCGACCGGTTCTCTGCGGAGGAG ATGGAGCAGATGTTCACCGCATTCCCACCAGACGCTACGGGAAACCTGGACTACCGGAATCTGGTCCACATCATCACACACGGAGAGGAGAAGGACCAGGAGTAG